A genomic window from Synechococcus sp. CBW1107 includes:
- a CDS encoding phosphodiester glycosidase family protein, with amino-acid sequence MALLPAADGALLRAQAGPTASTAGARFGELLARSPSAPRQEGQRIVINGREQSARWQWLPAVGGNPAQVWLPLEVLQGQLGVASSSRADGSLELEWFGRKQLVSTGDQRSLDDEVAIEASPLLQAAGVRIQSDGDRLVLEMPLPGLVRVRASPPGPDRRVVLDLNGAAVVRQESGQILLGLLSTADQRSQLQRLGVPVSSSREGLLLRPSGGGRVLTLGGPDRVVFAIPPGSTDGGTPAATPAVPPLDPRLQALLNRSVSIDRQVLPVGSRRMLISSVRFDPRQSPLDLRLLTSPSGMQGLSSLTALAQREQALVAINGGFFNRIRRLPLGALKAEGRWLSGPILNRGAMGWQPGGLPSFGRLSLQEQLIDERGQRWPLSSLNSGYVQRGLARYTADWGGGYQALSGNEAGVLIRDGVVLQRLDGAQLQRGIPLGREDTLVVGRAGVMPPWPEASRLTLSSQPSDPLGQQAYVMGGGPLLLLGGRIVLNGTAEGFSSAFQGQGAPRTVIGSDGRQIWLLTLQGVDHAGPTLGETAVLLRQLGLREALNLDGGSSTGLFVGNTQTVRGRGVAASIHNGLGLVPRSGQALGSERAGR; translated from the coding sequence ATGGCTTTGCTGCCGGCCGCCGACGGCGCCCTTTTACGGGCCCAGGCCGGCCCCACCGCCTCCACGGCTGGGGCCAGATTCGGTGAACTGCTGGCCCGCAGCCCCTCCGCTCCGCGCCAGGAGGGCCAACGGATCGTCATCAATGGTCGGGAGCAGAGCGCCCGCTGGCAATGGCTCCCGGCCGTCGGGGGCAACCCCGCCCAGGTGTGGCTGCCGCTCGAGGTGCTGCAGGGCCAGCTGGGGGTCGCCAGCAGCAGCCGCGCCGATGGAAGTCTGGAGCTGGAGTGGTTCGGGCGGAAGCAACTGGTGTCCACCGGCGACCAGCGCAGCCTCGACGACGAGGTGGCCATCGAGGCCAGCCCGTTGCTGCAGGCCGCCGGGGTCCGCATTCAGAGCGACGGAGACCGCCTGGTTCTGGAGATGCCTCTGCCCGGTCTGGTTCGGGTGAGGGCCTCACCCCCGGGACCCGATCGCCGGGTGGTGCTGGATCTCAACGGGGCGGCGGTGGTCCGTCAGGAATCGGGTCAGATTCTGCTGGGCCTGCTCAGCACCGCTGACCAGCGCTCGCAACTGCAGAGACTGGGCGTGCCGGTCAGCTCCAGCCGTGAGGGGCTGCTGCTGCGACCGAGCGGTGGGGGCCGGGTCCTGACCCTCGGGGGACCCGACCGGGTGGTCTTCGCCATCCCTCCGGGGTCCACCGACGGGGGAACACCGGCGGCGACCCCGGCTGTGCCGCCCCTCGATCCCAGGCTGCAGGCCCTGCTCAATCGCAGTGTCAGCATCGATCGTCAGGTGCTGCCCGTGGGATCGCGGCGGATGCTGATCAGCAGCGTCCGCTTCGATCCCCGCCAGAGTCCCCTCGATCTGCGGCTGCTCACCAGTCCCTCCGGGATGCAGGGGCTGTCTTCGCTCACAGCCCTGGCCCAGCGGGAGCAGGCCCTTGTGGCCATCAACGGCGGCTTCTTCAACCGCATCCGGAGGCTGCCCCTGGGGGCCCTCAAGGCCGAGGGACGCTGGCTTTCCGGACCGATCCTCAACCGTGGGGCCATGGGCTGGCAGCCCGGAGGCCTGCCCAGCTTCGGCAGGCTGTCCCTTCAGGAACAGCTCATCGACGAGAGGGGCCAGCGCTGGCCCCTCTCGAGCCTGAACAGTGGTTATGTGCAGCGGGGCCTGGCTCGCTACACCGCCGACTGGGGCGGCGGTTACCAGGCCCTCAGCGGCAACGAAGCGGGGGTGTTGATCCGGGACGGGGTGGTGCTGCAGCGGCTTGATGGCGCCCAGCTGCAACGGGGCATCCCCCTGGGCCGCGAAGACACCCTGGTGGTGGGCAGGGCCGGTGTCATGCCCCCCTGGCCTGAGGCCAGCCGGCTCACGCTCTCCAGCCAACCCAGTGACCCGCTCGGCCAGCAGGCCTACGTGATGGGGGGTGGACCCCTGCTGCTCCTGGGTGGTCGGATCGTCCTCAACGGCACGGCCGAAGGTTTCAGCAGCGCCTTCCAGGGCCAAGGGGCACCACGCACCGTGATCGGCAGCGATGGCCGCCAGATCTGGTTGCTGACGCTGCAGGGGGTGGATCACGCCGGGCCGACCCTGGGTGAAACAGCCGTCCTGCTGCGGCAACTGGGGTTGCGTGAGGCCCTCAACCTCGATGGAGGCAGCTCCACCGGACTGTTCGTCGGCAACACACAGACTGTGCGGGGCCGGGGAGTGGCCGCCTCGATCCACAACGGCCTCGGTCTGGTGCCCCGAAGCGGGCAGGCCCTGGGCAGTGAGAGAGCCGGACGCTGA
- a CDS encoding AIR synthase has product MPKGLSLRLSAAAAAELGRQAAVAGTPGLMHLDLVQGGCEQWVIRIRPGHLAGVPVARADGITLHAPSAQVPLLAGLSLDYRGDLSGGGFLIRSSGGVSCCACGAAFSRTGPGGTTTK; this is encoded by the coding sequence ATGCCCAAGGGTCTGAGCCTGCGCCTGTCAGCAGCGGCGGCGGCCGAGCTCGGCCGCCAGGCCGCTGTGGCCGGAACCCCCGGCCTGATGCACCTCGACCTGGTGCAGGGCGGCTGCGAGCAGTGGGTGATCCGGATCCGTCCCGGCCATCTGGCGGGGGTTCCCGTGGCCCGGGCCGATGGCATCACCCTGCACGCCCCCTCTGCTCAGGTTCCCCTGCTGGCGGGGCTGAGCCTCGATTACCGCGGGGATCTCAGCGGTGGAGGCTTCCTGATCCGCTCCAGCGGGGGGGTGAGCTGCTGCGCCTGCGGAGCCGCCTTCAGCCGCACAGGCCCCGGGGGGACCACGACAAAGTAA
- the rpsL gene encoding 30S ribosomal protein S12 — protein sequence MPTIQQLIRTERQHLTRKTKSPALRACPERRGVCTRVYTSTPKKPNSALRKVARVRLTSGFEVTAYIPGIGHNLQEHSVVLIRGGRVKDLPGVRYHIIRGTLDTSGVKDRRQSRSKYGAKTPKG from the coding sequence ATGCCCACGATTCAGCAGCTGATCCGCACCGAGCGGCAGCACCTCACCCGCAAGACCAAGTCACCCGCACTTCGCGCCTGCCCAGAGCGACGCGGGGTCTGCACCCGCGTGTACACCTCCACCCCGAAGAAGCCGAACTCGGCCCTCCGCAAGGTGGCTCGGGTGCGTCTCACCTCAGGCTTCGAAGTCACGGCTTACATCCCCGGGATCGGCCACAACCTGCAGGAGCACTCCGTGGTGCTGATCCGTGGAGGCCGCGTCAAGGACCTTCCCGGCGTCCGCTACCACATCATCCGCGGCACTCTTGACACCTCCGGTGTCAAGGACCGCCGCCAGAGCCGGTCCAAGTACGGCGCCAAGACCCCCAAGGGCTGA
- the rpsG gene encoding 30S ribosomal protein S7 produces MSRRNAAEKRPILPDPQFNSRLASMVVARLMKHGKKSTAQRILSDAFGLINDRTGSDPLEVFETAVRNATPLVEVRARRVGGATYQVPMEVRQERGTAMALRWLVNFSRARNGRSMAQKLAGELMDAANEAGSAVRKREETHKMAEANKAFAHYRY; encoded by the coding sequence ATGTCCCGCCGCAACGCTGCTGAGAAGCGCCCGATTCTTCCTGACCCCCAGTTCAACAGCCGCCTGGCCTCCATGGTCGTGGCACGGCTCATGAAGCACGGCAAGAAGTCCACCGCTCAGCGGATCCTCTCCGACGCCTTCGGTCTGATCAACGACCGCACCGGCAGCGACCCTCTCGAGGTGTTCGAAACGGCCGTGCGCAATGCCACCCCCCTGGTGGAGGTCCGCGCACGCCGGGTGGGCGGCGCCACCTACCAGGTCCCCATGGAAGTGCGGCAGGAACGCGGCACCGCCATGGCTCTGCGCTGGCTGGTCAACTTTTCCAGGGCCCGTAACGGCCGCAGCATGGCCCAGAAGCTGGCCGGTGAACTGATGGACGCCGCCAACGAAGCTGGCAGTGCCGTGCGCAAGCGCGAGGAAACCCACAAGATGGCCGAGGCCAACAAGGCCTTCGCTCACTACCGCTACTGA
- the fusA gene encoding elongation factor G → MARAYPLDRVRNIGIAAHIDAGKTTTTERILFYSGVVHKMGEVHDGAAVTDWMEQERERGITITAAAISTSWKDHRINIIDTPGHVDFTIEVERSMRVLDGVVAVFCAVGGVQPQSETVWRQADRYNVPRIVFVNKMDRTGANFLKVYDQIKDRLKASAVPLQLPIGAEGELKGIIDLVRNKAVIYTNDLGTDILEGEIPEAMKEEAAEWRGKLMESVAETDEELLEAFLENGELTQEQLIKGIRTGVVKHGLVPMLCGSAFKNKGVQLVLDAVVDYLPAPVDVPPITGLLPDGTESNRPCDDNAPFSALAFKVMADPYGKLTFVRMYSGVLQKGSYVLNSTKDKKERISRLILLKADDREEVDELRAGDLGAVLGLKDTTTGDTLCVESDPIILESLFIPEPVISVAVEPKTKGDMEKLSKALQSLSEEDPTFRVSTDPETSQTVIAGMGELHLEILVDRMLREFKVEANIGAPQVSYRETIRARAKGEGKFARQTGGKGQYGHVVIEMEPGEPGSGFEFVNKIVGGIVPKEYIGPAENGMKETCQSGVIAGFPMIDIKVTMIDGSYHDVDSSEMAFKIAGSMAFKDGVKKCNPVLLEPMMKVEVEIPEDFLGSVIGDLSSRRGQVEGQSIDNGQSKVQSKVPLAEMFGYATQLRSMTQGRGIFSMEFSHYEEVPRNVAEAIIAKNQGNS, encoded by the coding sequence GTGGCCCGCGCCTATCCCCTGGACCGCGTCAGAAATATCGGCATCGCAGCCCATATCGACGCGGGCAAGACCACCACGACCGAGCGGATCCTGTTCTATTCAGGCGTGGTCCACAAAATGGGCGAGGTGCACGATGGCGCCGCTGTGACCGACTGGATGGAGCAGGAGCGCGAGCGCGGCATCACCATCACGGCGGCGGCCATCTCCACCAGCTGGAAGGATCACCGCATCAACATCATCGACACCCCTGGACACGTCGATTTCACCATTGAGGTGGAGCGCTCGATGCGGGTGCTCGATGGCGTCGTGGCTGTCTTCTGCGCTGTTGGCGGTGTGCAGCCCCAGTCCGAAACGGTGTGGCGCCAGGCCGATCGCTACAACGTTCCCCGGATCGTGTTCGTCAACAAGATGGACCGCACCGGTGCCAACTTCCTCAAGGTCTACGACCAGATCAAGGATCGCCTCAAGGCCAGTGCCGTTCCTCTGCAACTGCCCATCGGCGCAGAAGGAGAACTCAAGGGCATCATTGACCTGGTGAGGAACAAGGCCGTTATTTACACCAATGATCTGGGCACAGACATCCTCGAGGGCGAAATCCCTGAAGCGATGAAAGAGGAAGCCGCCGAGTGGCGCGGCAAGTTGATGGAATCGGTCGCTGAAACCGACGAAGAGCTGCTGGAAGCCTTCCTTGAAAACGGAGAGCTCACCCAGGAGCAGCTGATCAAAGGCATTCGTACCGGTGTGGTCAAGCATGGCCTGGTGCCGATGCTCTGCGGCTCGGCCTTCAAGAACAAAGGCGTCCAGCTTGTGCTGGATGCCGTCGTCGATTACCTGCCCGCCCCGGTTGACGTTCCGCCGATCACGGGTCTGCTCCCCGATGGCACGGAATCCAACCGTCCCTGCGACGACAACGCCCCCTTCAGCGCTCTGGCGTTCAAGGTGATGGCCGATCCCTACGGCAAGCTCACCTTTGTGCGCATGTACTCCGGGGTGCTCCAGAAAGGCAGCTACGTGCTCAACAGCACCAAGGACAAGAAGGAGCGCATCTCCCGCCTTATCCTGCTCAAAGCCGACGATCGCGAGGAAGTGGACGAGTTGCGCGCCGGTGATCTCGGCGCTGTTCTCGGCCTCAAGGACACCACCACCGGAGACACTCTCTGTGTGGAAAGCGACCCGATCATCCTGGAATCCCTGTTCATCCCCGAACCGGTGATCTCTGTGGCGGTGGAGCCCAAAACCAAGGGCGATATGGAGAAGCTCTCCAAAGCTCTTCAATCGCTCTCGGAAGAGGATCCCACCTTCCGGGTGTCCACGGATCCTGAAACCAGCCAGACCGTGATCGCCGGCATGGGCGAGCTGCACCTCGAGATCCTTGTGGACCGCATGCTGCGGGAATTCAAGGTGGAAGCGAATATCGGCGCCCCTCAGGTGTCCTACCGCGAAACCATCCGCGCCAGAGCCAAGGGTGAAGGCAAGTTCGCCCGGCAGACCGGTGGTAAAGGGCAGTACGGGCACGTGGTGATCGAGATGGAACCCGGTGAACCCGGTTCGGGGTTTGAATTCGTCAACAAGATTGTTGGTGGCATCGTTCCCAAGGAGTACATCGGACCAGCCGAGAACGGCATGAAGGAGACCTGTCAGTCCGGAGTGATTGCAGGCTTCCCGATGATCGACATCAAGGTCACCATGATCGATGGGTCGTACCACGATGTCGACTCCTCCGAAATGGCGTTCAAGATCGCCGGCTCCATGGCCTTCAAAGACGGCGTCAAGAAGTGCAATCCCGTGCTTCTTGAGCCGATGATGAAGGTGGAAGTCGAGATCCCCGAGGATTTCCTCGGTTCGGTCATCGGCGACCTGTCCTCCCGTCGTGGACAGGTCGAAGGGCAATCCATCGACAACGGACAGTCTAAAGTCCAGTCCAAGGTGCCCCTGGCCGAAATGTTCGGCTACGCCACTCAACTCCGATCCATGACCCAGGGTCGGGGTATTTTCTCGATGGAGTTCAGCCATTACGAGGAAGTTCCTCGCAATGTTGCTGAGGCCATCATTGCCAAGAATCAGGGCAATTCCTGA
- the tuf gene encoding elongation factor Tu yields the protein MAREKFQRNKPHVNIGTIGHVDHGKTTLTAAITNVLASLGQAKAQAYDDIDGAPEEKERGITINTAHVEYETDKRHYAHVDCPGHADYVKNMITGAAQMDGAILVVAATDGPMAQTKEHILLAKQVGVPALVVFLNKKDMVDDEEILELVELEMRELLSSYDFPGDDIPIIAGSALKALEHIQGGGKGIRGENEWVDKILDLMDAVDESIPEPEREIDKPFLMAVEDVFSITGRGTVATGRIERGKVKVGETVQIVGIKDTRETTVTGVEMFRKLLDEGMAGDNVGLLLRGVQKEDIERGMVLVKPNSIKPHTKFEGEVYVLKKEEGGRHTPFFAGYRPQFYIRTTDVTGQITAFTADDGSNVEMVMPGDRIKMSAELICPVAIEQGMRFAIREGGRTIGAGVVSKIVA from the coding sequence ATGGCTCGCGAGAAGTTTCAGAGGAACAAACCTCACGTCAACATCGGCACCATCGGCCACGTCGACCACGGCAAGACCACCCTCACTGCCGCCATCACCAACGTGCTGGCTTCCCTTGGCCAGGCCAAGGCCCAGGCCTACGACGACATCGATGGTGCTCCTGAAGAGAAGGAGCGGGGCATCACGATCAACACGGCCCACGTCGAGTACGAAACCGACAAGCGTCATTACGCCCACGTCGACTGCCCTGGTCACGCGGACTACGTCAAGAACATGATCACCGGTGCCGCCCAGATGGACGGCGCCATCCTGGTGGTGGCCGCCACCGACGGCCCGATGGCCCAGACCAAGGAGCACATCCTGCTGGCCAAGCAGGTGGGCGTTCCTGCCCTGGTGGTGTTCCTCAACAAGAAGGACATGGTCGACGACGAGGAGATCCTCGAACTCGTCGAACTGGAAATGCGTGAGCTGCTCAGCAGCTACGACTTCCCCGGCGATGACATCCCCATCATCGCCGGTTCTGCCCTCAAGGCTCTCGAGCACATCCAGGGCGGCGGCAAGGGCATCCGCGGCGAGAACGAGTGGGTCGACAAGATCCTCGATCTGATGGATGCGGTGGATGAGTCGATCCCCGAGCCTGAGCGTGAGATCGACAAGCCCTTCCTGATGGCTGTCGAAGACGTGTTCTCGATCACCGGACGCGGCACCGTGGCCACCGGCCGGATCGAGCGCGGCAAGGTGAAAGTGGGCGAAACCGTCCAGATCGTGGGCATCAAGGACACCCGCGAGACCACCGTCACCGGCGTGGAAATGTTCCGCAAACTGCTCGACGAAGGCATGGCCGGAGACAACGTCGGCCTGCTCCTGCGTGGTGTGCAGAAGGAGGACATCGAGCGCGGCATGGTGCTGGTCAAGCCCAACTCGATCAAGCCCCACACCAAGTTCGAAGGGGAAGTTTATGTCCTCAAGAAAGAAGAGGGTGGCCGCCACACCCCCTTCTTCGCTGGATACCGTCCCCAGTTCTATATCCGCACCACGGATGTGACTGGTCAGATCACGGCCTTCACCGCCGACGATGGCTCCAACGTCGAAATGGTCATGCCGGGTGACCGCATCAAGATGTCCGCTGAGCTGATCTGCCCTGTGGCCATTGAACAGGGCATGCGCTTCGCCATCCGCGAAGGCGGCCGCACCATCGGTGCCGGCGTCGTCTCCAAGATCGTCGCCTGA
- the rpsJ gene encoding 30S ribosomal protein S10 has product MSAAIAQQKIRIRLKAFDRRMLDLSCEKIIETADHTAATAIGPIPLPTKRKIYCVLRSPHVDKDSREHFETRTHRRIIDIYSPTAKTIDALMKLDLPSGVDIEVKL; this is encoded by the coding sequence ATGTCAGCCGCCATCGCTCAGCAGAAGATCCGCATCCGTCTCAAGGCGTTTGATCGCCGCATGCTGGATCTGTCCTGCGAAAAGATCATTGAAACGGCCGATCACACAGCCGCCACGGCCATCGGTCCGATTCCCCTGCCCACCAAACGCAAGATCTACTGCGTCCTGCGCTCGCCCCACGTGGACAAGGATTCCCGTGAGCACTTCGAGACCCGCACCCACCGCCGGATCATCGACATCTACAGCCCCACGGCCAAGACGATCGACGCACTGATGAAGCTAGATCTGCCCAGCGGCGTCGATATCGAAGTGAAGCTCTGA
- a CDS encoding LON peptidase substrate-binding domain-containing protein — MTDLAVRELPLFPLPDVVLFPQEVLPLHIFEPRYRMMLRTVLETDRRFGVVRWDPNQQEMAQVGCCAEILQCQTQDDDRSNIVTLGQQRFRVLEVVREAPFRVAMVSWIEDDPSTSHDVLQDLGHQVTQALRDVVDLTGKLIGKPTTLPVDLPDLPRELSFWIGSHLGGPVADHQQALLELTDTSERLRQEFALLDQTRRQLAARTVLKDTFKDLGEPRQEPS, encoded by the coding sequence GTGACTGATCTGGCCGTGAGGGAACTCCCACTCTTCCCCCTGCCGGATGTGGTGCTGTTCCCGCAGGAAGTCTTGCCCCTGCATATCTTCGAGCCCCGTTACCGCATGATGTTGCGAACGGTGCTGGAAACCGACCGTCGTTTCGGTGTGGTGCGCTGGGACCCGAATCAGCAGGAGATGGCCCAGGTGGGCTGCTGCGCTGAAATTCTGCAGTGCCAGACCCAGGACGACGATCGCAGCAACATCGTCACCCTGGGCCAGCAGAGATTTCGCGTGCTCGAAGTGGTCCGCGAAGCCCCTTTCCGTGTGGCCATGGTCAGCTGGATCGAGGACGATCCCAGTACCAGCCACGATGTGCTCCAGGATCTGGGCCATCAGGTCACCCAGGCCCTGCGGGATGTGGTGGATCTCACCGGCAAACTGATCGGCAAGCCGACCACTCTTCCGGTGGATCTGCCTGATCTTCCTCGGGAATTGTCCTTCTGGATCGGCTCCCACCTGGGAGGGCCCGTGGCCGACCATCAGCAGGCCCTGCTGGAACTCACCGACACCTCCGAACGGCTGCGCCAGGAATTCGCACTGCTCGATCAGACCAGGCGGCAGCTGGCCGCTCGCACGGTTCTGAAGGACACCTTCAAGGATCTGGGGGAACCCAGGCAGGAACCCTCCTGA
- a CDS encoding methyltransferase domain-containing protein produces the protein MVLPTWLPPLAIGAGAGLLGLALVREWQRRDRRFQSTATVAEAYDRWTGDRLLENLWGDHVHLGHYGTPPKSRDFRAAKEQFVHELVRWSGLDRLPAGTRLLDVGCGIGGSARILARDYGFDVLGISISPAQVERARQLTPAGLSCRFAVMDALALELEDNSFEAVWSVEAGPHMPDKQRYADELLRVLAPAGKLVVADWNRRDPSDGELNALERWVMNQLLHQWAHPEFASIPSFRRNLETSPHGQGAPVDTADWSDATLPSWIDSILEGVRRPGAILSLGPGAVLQGLREAPTILLMHWAFSTGMMRFGVFRYDSSDTLVSG, from the coding sequence ATGGTGCTCCCAACCTGGCTTCCGCCTCTGGCCATCGGAGCCGGAGCCGGTCTGCTCGGTCTTGCTCTGGTACGGGAATGGCAGCGCCGTGACCGCCGTTTCCAGAGCACGGCCACCGTGGCTGAGGCCTACGACCGCTGGACCGGGGACCGGCTGCTGGAAAACCTCTGGGGTGACCATGTGCACCTCGGGCACTACGGCACCCCCCCCAAGTCACGCGATTTCCGGGCCGCGAAGGAGCAGTTCGTGCATGAACTGGTGCGCTGGTCGGGGCTCGACCGGTTGCCAGCAGGCACCCGTCTACTGGATGTGGGTTGCGGCATCGGTGGCAGCGCCCGCATCCTCGCCCGGGACTACGGCTTCGACGTGCTGGGCATCAGCATCAGCCCAGCCCAGGTGGAGCGGGCCCGCCAGCTCACACCCGCCGGGCTCTCCTGCCGCTTCGCGGTGATGGACGCCCTGGCCCTGGAGCTGGAGGACAACAGCTTTGAGGCCGTCTGGAGCGTGGAAGCGGGACCGCACATGCCTGACAAGCAGCGCTACGCCGATGAACTGCTGCGGGTCCTGGCTCCGGCAGGGAAGCTGGTGGTGGCTGACTGGAACCGGCGCGATCCTTCCGACGGCGAGCTCAACGCTCTGGAGCGCTGGGTGATGAATCAGCTGCTGCACCAGTGGGCTCATCCGGAATTCGCCTCCATCCCCTCCTTCCGCCGCAACCTCGAGACCAGCCCCCATGGGCAGGGCGCTCCTGTGGACACCGCCGACTGGAGTGACGCCACCCTGCCCTCATGGATCGACTCCATTCTCGAAGGGGTGCGGCGACCGGGCGCCATCCTCAGCCTGGGTCCTGGGGCCGTGCTGCAGGGTCTGCGCGAAGCGCCGACGATCCTGCTGATGCACTGGGCCTTCAGCACCGGAATGATGCGATTCGGGGTGTTCCGTTACGACTCCTCGGACACGTTGGTGAGCGGGTAG
- the pheA gene encoding prephenate dehydratase, with protein sequence MRVAFLGPAGTYGEQATRHLAALEGIDAPELLAQSGIRSVVKALAEGRCDAAVVPVENSVEGGVTACLDGLWEHPDLRIRRGLVLPIRHALLGSGPIERVSEVLSHPQALAQCSLWLSEHLSDALQLPTSSTAEAARLVAGSRFRAAVASPRAAKEHGLEVLAYPINDVPGNCTRFLMLQRQVASQAEPATLCSLAFSLRSNSPGALLEALSCFATLQLNMSRIESRPSKREMGEYIFFVDLEMPEDPRLLEEAIEALRVHCQHLALFGTYPLTNVSEES encoded by the coding sequence ATGCGTGTTGCCTTCCTCGGCCCTGCAGGCACCTACGGCGAGCAGGCGACACGGCATCTGGCGGCCCTCGAGGGGATCGACGCGCCGGAGTTGCTGGCTCAGAGCGGTATCCGCTCGGTGGTCAAGGCCCTGGCGGAGGGCCGCTGCGATGCCGCCGTGGTGCCCGTGGAGAACTCCGTCGAAGGAGGGGTGACCGCTTGCCTCGATGGCCTCTGGGAGCACCCCGATCTGCGCATCCGCCGCGGACTGGTCCTGCCGATCCGCCATGCCCTGCTGGGGTCCGGACCGATCGAGCGGGTCAGTGAAGTGCTCTCCCATCCCCAGGCCCTCGCCCAGTGCAGTCTCTGGCTGAGCGAACACCTCAGTGACGCCCTGCAGCTGCCCACCAGCTCCACCGCCGAAGCGGCCCGGTTGGTGGCCGGCAGCCGCTTCCGCGCGGCTGTCGCCTCACCCCGCGCCGCCAAGGAGCATGGCCTCGAGGTGCTGGCTTATCCCATCAACGATGTACCCGGAAACTGCACCCGTTTCCTGATGCTGCAGCGGCAGGTGGCAAGTCAGGCGGAACCGGCCACGCTCTGCAGCCTGGCCTTCTCGCTGCGCAGCAACAGCCCCGGGGCCCTGCTGGAGGCTCTGAGCTGCTTCGCGACCCTGCAGCTCAACATGAGCCGGATCGAGTCACGTCCCTCCAAGCGGGAGATGGGCGAATACATCTTCTTCGTGGATCTGGAGATGCCGGAGGACCCCCGGCTGCTGGAGGAAGCGATCGAGGCCCTGCGCGTCCATTGCCAGCACCTGGCCCTGTTCGGGACCTACCCGCTCACCAACGTGTCCGAGGAGTCGTAA
- a CDS encoding DUF1997 domain-containing protein, with amino-acid sequence MTLAFSASQQLSLAIEEPAEDLVSYLDDEERVIQALLDPSQLTRLGPGHYRYDVTRLQVFQLQIKPVVQLRARRRPGRLELEAVECHLEGLGLVDDFQLNLTSWLEVADQGLEGAARMAVSVSRPPMLRLIAPRVLEATGRSLLGGVLLGIRTRVSQQLLKDFSCWREGR; translated from the coding sequence ATGACCCTGGCCTTCAGCGCCAGCCAGCAGCTCAGCCTCGCGATCGAGGAGCCTGCCGAAGACCTGGTGTCCTACCTCGACGACGAGGAGAGAGTGATCCAGGCCCTGCTCGACCCCAGCCAGCTGACCCGTCTCGGGCCGGGGCACTACCGCTACGACGTGACGAGGCTGCAGGTGTTCCAGCTTCAGATCAAGCCCGTGGTGCAGCTGCGCGCCCGGCGGCGGCCCGGACGCCTGGAGCTCGAGGCGGTGGAGTGTCACCTGGAGGGCCTTGGCCTGGTGGACGACTTCCAGCTGAATCTGACCTCCTGGCTGGAAGTGGCCGACCAGGGGCTGGAGGGGGCGGCCCGGATGGCCGTGAGCGTGAGCCGTCCTCCGATGCTCCGCCTGATCGCACCCAGGGTGCTCGAAGCCACCGGCCGCTCCCTGCTGGGCGGTGTTCTGCTGGGCATCCGCACCCGGGTGAGCCAGCAGCTTCTGAAGGATTTCAGCTGCTGGCGCGAGGGCCGCTGA
- a CDS encoding ribonuclease HII, translating to MTPRVLAGVDEVGRGCLFGPVFAAAVVLPAQAALSLAAAGLTDSKALRPHHRQRLVPLITAQASAWALGQASAADIDRIGIRTATEMAMVRALQRLPRVPALVVVDGVLPLRMWQGRQRTLVHGDRRCLAIAAASVLAKQARDALIQRLADRYPGYGLERHAGYGTAFHREALARLGPSRLHRLSFLGRVLSGPRASS from the coding sequence GTGACCCCACGGGTCCTGGCCGGTGTGGATGAAGTGGGCCGTGGATGCCTGTTCGGCCCGGTCTTCGCCGCCGCTGTGGTCTTGCCGGCCCAGGCGGCGTTATCCCTGGCCGCCGCTGGCCTGACCGACAGCAAGGCCCTGCGGCCTCACCACCGCCAGCGGCTGGTGCCGTTGATCACCGCCCAGGCCTCAGCCTGGGCACTCGGTCAGGCCTCAGCCGCCGACATCGACCGCATCGGCATCCGGACCGCCACGGAGATGGCCATGGTCAGGGCCCTGCAGCGCCTGCCCCGGGTGCCTGCCCTGGTGGTGGTCGACGGTGTCCTCCCTCTGCGGATGTGGCAGGGCCGCCAGCGCACGCTCGTCCATGGCGATCGCCGTTGTCTGGCGATCGCCGCCGCCAGCGTGCTGGCCAAGCAGGCCCGCGATGCCCTGATCCAGCGTCTGGCGGACCGCTATCCCGGCTATGGCCTCGAGCGCCATGCCGGCTATGGCACGGCTTTTCACCGGGAGGCCCTGGCCCGCCTTGGCCCAAGCCGTCTGCACCGCCTCAGCTTCCTGGGCAGGGTGCTCAGCGGCCCTCGCGCCAGCAGCTGA